A stretch of the Theileria equi strain WA chromosome 1, complete sequence genome encodes the following:
- a CDS encoding hypothetical protein (encoded by transcript BEWA_030000A) — MDQVEVDIDDKADAVGYNDEVMLEGDPQGHPAESSVAMDEVTDAKDVEKAVKEENDDEMIENSRKRRAGKSYQPNFKIPKHRDFNRLRENRDRYAPGPYTRPSYYGGRNQDMPRFRGTDFDEMKSAEKKIITLLDSFSTAKEDIIQLAEVLSQLPASQNKSVISALMDCVESFPIKTAAYASVVGLLRIKGRSDLVEAVTQQAIYNFSHNLSSGNRTNCILLLRFLIGLHCSNVVGSHVFDVLSALLKFGEELVSQEYETGKEYTKFTITMDNIFYIVMASIPWFSRDVFASSTDSIKLICNKLFEYCDRRNAIVATLESDGKWETGIDLAVTTKSNPYAHKFCSTDLLENTYADRFSTGVEGIKSLLENDWVSSTTYRFYQSKGIVELLSSPVEESAEENKVTIDTLNILLQLDPKTLKMFRPIPSKPFPFSVDLDPSECLTKHDQWLLEEHASNIIQIFHDDSSQCATQLFNIPLNQRYKEYAIVDMLINMGLPSRYKHYYSLFGVMVVHNLCGMEERIEGIFTNFFSQLLAGINSVNLAVVNTIIIIASYWFSLEFCKIRKPENSEVKLDKEVLKEKNSKLFKLVFRPPGPCVHNYNARVLDKVSRLVYMDRLVTYSPKELQAEIELSIAPPIDTTFKDKPLEHKVFLNLLHFNKLNPEENELRNGRIIGFINNYTNRTPLKELPTHLFSENRTHDVEMDDALEPAAPASNEKPWTKDELVLIFWETLIAFGSKSLTHLLRLYELHAQILKVFESQDQDLPFEETTSCKVMLHTFNLLKRDGKRLELSFEFFIRKNVFSCIDVLKFLFLVLPNDDIVCNAFFFILHTLFTDIKHRLETFRESFKVASRDLAGTVAMEAKKQELDSAESDYYNLVALVVKLVDDKMKHATPCLNFILINVLKRVLFCFALSDTIFPRIFLEHPNVHDSIKTLLYQFSISNYF, encoded by the exons ATGGATCAAGTAGAGGTAGATATAGACGACAAGGCCGACGCTGTCGGCTACAACGACGAGGTAATGCTGGAAGGTGACCCTCAAGGCCACCCAGCAGAGAGTAGCGTCGCAATGGATGAAGTTACAGATGCTAAGGATGTTGAAAAGGCggtaaaggaagaaaatgacGATGAAATGATCGAAAACTCCAGGAAAAGAAGGGCCGGGAAGAGCTACCAGCCAAATTTCAAGATACCAAAGCATCGCGACTTCAATAGGCTCAGAGAAAACCGTGACAGGTACGCCCCTGGACCGTACACCAGGCCAAGCTACTACGGAGGTCGGAATCAGGATATGCCCAGGTTCAGAGGCACtgattttgatgaaatgAAAAGCGCCGAAAAGAAAATCATCACCTTGTTGGATTCCTTTTCAACTGCCAAGGAGGACATCATACAGTTGGCTGAAGTACTCTCTCAACTCCCCGCTAGCCAAAACAAGTCGGTGATCTCAGCGCTTATGGATTGCGTCGAGTCATTTCCAATCAAGACTGCCGCATACGCAAGCGTCGTTGGATTGCTCAGGATAAAGGGTAGAAGTGACCTTGTAGAAGCAGTCACTCAACAGGCAATCTACAACTTTAGTCACAATCTATCGTCTGGAAACCGTACAAATTGCATTTTGCTCCTGAGGTTTTTAATTGGCCTTCACTGCTCAAATGTTGTGGGCAGTCATGTTTTTGATGTACTATCAGCTCTACtaaaatttggagaagaGCTGGTATCCCAGGAGTATGAAACTGGCAAAGAATACACCAAGTTCACCATTACAATGGATAATATTTTCTACATTGTCATGGCAAGTATTCCGTGGTTTAGTAGAGATGTTTTTGCTTCAAGCACCGACTCCATAAAGCTTATATGTAACAAGCTCTTTGAGTATTGCGACAGGAGGAATGCTATTGTGGCAACCCTGGAAAGTGATGGAAAGTGGGAGACTGGCATAGACTTGGCTGTGACTACAAAGTCTAATCCATATGCCCATAAATTTTGCTCCACTGATTTACTGGAGAATACGTATGCTGATCGTTTCTCTACCGGGGTTGAAGGAATAAAATCGCTTCTAGAG AATGACTGGGTTTCGAGCACAACTTATCGTTTTTACCAGAGCAAGGGAATCGTGGAGCTCTTGAGTTCTCCAGTGGAAGAGAGTGCTGAAGAAAACAAGGTTACTATCGATACCCTCAACATCTTACTGCAATTGGACCCAAAAACCTTGAAGATGTTCAGACCAATACCATCCAAACCATTTCCCTTTTCAGTTGACTTGGATCCCTCCGAGTGTCTAACAAAACATGATCAATG GTTGCTGGAGGAACACGCTTCGAACATTATCCAGATATTCCATGACGACTCATCTCAGTGTGCGACCCAATTGTTTAACATTCCATTGAACCAAAGATATAAGGAGTATGCAATTGTGGACATGTTAATCAATATGGGTTTACCTAGCAGGTACAAGCATTATTATTCGCTCTTTGGGGTAATGGTTGTTCATAATCTCTGTGGGATGGAGGAGAGAATTGAGGGAATATTCACAAACTTCTTTTCACAATTACTTGCTGGGATAAACTCTGTGAATTTGGCAGTTGTAAATACCATTATTATAATCGCATCATACTGGTTTAGTTTggaattttgcaaaatcCGTAAACCTGAAAACTCTGAAGTAAAACTGGACAAGGAAGTTCTAAAGGAAAAAAACAGCAAGCTCTTTAAGCTAGTTTTCAGACCTCCTGGTCCCTGTGTGCATAATTACAATGCCAGAGTTTTGGACAAGGTATCACGACTTGTATATATGGACAGGTTGGTTACCTACTCACCAAAGGAACTACAGGCTGAGATTGAATTGTCAATCGCACCTCCAATAGATACCACTTTCAAGGACAAACCATTAGAACACAAGGTCTTTTTGAACTTGCTTCACTTTAACAAACTCAACCCTGAAGAAAATGAGTTGAGAAATGGAAGGATCATTGGTTTTATAAATAACTATACGAATAGGACACCATTGAAGGAACTTCCCACGCATTTGTTTTCTGAAAATCGCACACATGATGTAGAAATGGATGATGCACTAGAGCCAGCTGCACCTGCATCCAATGAAAAACCTTGGACAAAAGATGAGCTCGTTTTGATCTTTTGGGAGACACTAATTGCCTTTGGAAGTAAGTctcttacacatttgttGAGACTCTACGAGCTCCATGCACAAATTTTAAAGGTGTTTGAATCCCAAGACCAAGATTTGCCCTTTGAGGAAACGACATCTTGTAAAGTAATGCTTCATACATTTAATCTCCTCAAGAGAGATGGTAAAAGACTTGAGCTATCCTTTGAATTCTTCATTCGCAAGAATGTTTTCTCCTGTATTGACGTCCTAAAGTTTCTTTTCTTGGTTCTGCCAAACGATGATATTGTTTGCAATGCCTTctttttcattcttcatACTCTCTTTACTGATATCAAGCACCGTTTGGAAACATTTAGGGAGAGCTTTAAGGTTGCATCCCGCGATTTGGCCGGAACCGTCGCCATGGAAGCAAAGAAGCAGGAACTTGACAGTGCGGAATCAGACTATTATAATCTTGTTGCTCTTGTAGTCAAGCTAGTGGATGATAAAATGAAGCATGCTACTCCATGCTTGAATTTCATACTAATCAATGTCCTCAAGAGGGTCCTATTTTGCTTTGCTCTTAGTGACACTATATTCCCTCGAATCTTTTTAGAACATCCAAATGTACATGACTCTATAAAGACTCTCTTGTATCAATTTTCAATCTCAAActacttttaa
- a CDS encoding hypothetical protein (encoded by transcript BEWA_030010A): MDVQHNGQDQPSEKEHVNRLIFQKSGGKSMPGTRLKSHSEDGQTAHSAHISDNADEDGKDPQGTRSMHGNSQGPSDNLHVDQDATKDSILGDATPSDLTLGEVTPGGSQETLDSQTSARESYYNSLFQNSEETISMLKRLFSEDMANMEEIVRSFNVDKFADFNGPSPDLNLFEWLPPEPLPDGGKSTCILPTDEHNGTSDILSSCDEITDLFHSSISLERYDYCEFPVSSYVNSTQNDLDFKISNLSSVHETLYASSDITTLTSLEKFLVQLLQPKSFYGGLTPYGRLLAFINLSYLQRHVNQLKALYNHPEMSIIRGVLTSKQEGIITRALSQTDDRGRYDDRGRVDKIRAHDRVKGSRSDHFDSWAPTQKSKYATHYISGIKHQKQRLAVLDSLSSMYKPGGEAHFPRFVCGTIDRNLVSHSETLSIPLEKSDKRNIHLQFEKIEPFEGIEEIWPKTLLLPQVLLEGTRVQVAPLKHGAPMAWREATVASIAAGQVMMNIQSDHKERMYILRNFVPPNVPVMRLEKGYWRLMPRPIDLDTDLYIGSCLSLMESGDCVDVVVTGIFYDEDHSLIAAVKSPSDETLFEREDSGQEYETQLTCACDGHTLRVFEGKCIKRRGLRIRVHCLHDKRDRILDVDKLKGYKLNYDIQAHFDGPHDGYSIQFPSSLWVVPRNLSFLADPVGSRGPPKAGYNWLFKPKYALVMFPFSRSVDVLQDLCRLIPFLHPELNYAALCAGLWSLRSGAKQIAEQREEPTDNNKTETVSYTRSQKAAIRELTTTDVTSEVCSDLVRCPFSLTRRLFGCFPVISLWIALDTFDPESNKMPTIPTNIRVPKLASCSKCGGKVFPRSGMTRLVSPGAEAISTPSLESLSAKNTRSKDPDTANEQENEGVEKEDHSHLFTCNMEKPPAFDSSLVPGEVQVLRNLEKTEEWVKRLQLLAVGRWRITREFNASYSVDDELALSILKSPGQSAVNPKGNNEFLNQLTGLMQGVKRSKDTVIDPELYTCAIETAYEDFGNNVEVALLRGWSVFLRSQNDGWKESCNVVPREKPIIHSSNAYDVYARQVSTTEAVRHGLSKRAAQLELSRAEKRGPMATRKEILTSRRESHVGRPPLHRSESLVTKPSRRPGAPRKAKRARVLEVFDDEDEEEDEDDIRIDDDTDYCEFTDNPPRRRYISFLNWDEDFD, encoded by the coding sequence ATGGATGTCCAACACAATGGTCAAGATCAACCGAGCGAGAAGGAACATGTGAATCGGTTGATTTTTCAAAAGAGTGGCGGCAAGTCCATGCCTGGTACTAGATTAAAGAGTCACTCGGAAGATGGACAGACTGCCCACTCGGCACATATTTCGGACAACGCCGATGAGGACGGCAAAGATCCACAAGGTACTCGCTCCATGCACGGAAACAGCCAGGGTCCCTCGGACAATCTCCATGTAGACCAGGATGCCACCAAGGATAGTATATTGGGGGATGCAACACCGAGCGACCTTACGCTGGGTGAAGTTACACCTGGTGGTTCCCAAGAGACTTTGGATTCACAAACTAGTGCGCGGGAATCCTACTACAATTCCCTCTTTCAAAATTCCGAGGAAACCATCTCCATGCTCAAGAGACTCTTCTCTGAGGACATGGCcaatatggaagaaattGTAAGGTCTTTTAATGTGGACAAGtttgcagattttaatggacCATCTCCTGATTTAAATCTTTTCGAGTGGCTGCCACCAGAGCCTCTACCAGATGGTGGTAAATCGACCTGCATTTTACCGACAGATGAACACAATGGAACATCTGACATTTTGTCTTCGTGTGATGAGATCACAGATTTATTTCACAGCAGCATATCATTGGAACGCTATGATTATTGCGAGTTCCCTGTTTCTTCCTATGTGAATAGTACACAAAATGATTtagattttaaaattagCAACTTGTCCAGTGTACACGAAACGCTCTATGCGTCTTCTGATATTACAACACTGACATCACTGGAAAAGTTTCTAGTTCAGCTCTTGCAGCCAAAGAGCTTCTATGGCGGCTTGACGCCCTATGGCCGTCTTTTAGCCTTTATCAACTTAAGCTACCTGCAAAGACATGTAAATCAACTAAAGGCCCTCTACAACCACCCAGAAATGTCAATTATAAGGGGTGTATTGACAAGTAAGCAAGAGGGTATAATCACTAGGGCCCTCAGCCAAACCGATGATAGGGGACGCTATGATGATAGAGGAAGAGTTGATAAAATTAGAGCACATGACAGAGTTAAAGGGTCTAGGAGTGATCACTTTGACTCTTGGGCACCAACCCAAAAATCCAAATATGCGACACATTATATATCTGGAATAAAGCACCAAAAACAGCGTCTTGCCGTGCTGGACTCGCTGTCTTCCATGTATAAACCGGGTGGTGAAGCTCATTTCCCGCGATTTGTGTGTGGAACCATTGATCGCAATCTAGTTTCACACTCTGAAACTTTAAGTATACCACTAGAGAAGTCTGACAAGCGTAATATACACCTACAATTTGAAAAGATTGAGCCTTTTGAAGGAATTGAAGAGATATGGCCAAAGACACTGCTTTTGCCTCAGGTACTCTTGGAAGGGACTCGCGTCCAAGTTGCACCTCTCAAACACGGTGCTCCAATGGCATGGCGTGAAGCCACAGTTGCTTCCATTGCAGCTGGTCAGGTTATGATGAATATACAATCAGATCACAAGGAGCGCATGTATATTTTGCGTAACTTTGTTCCCCCAAATGTGCCTGTAATGAGGCTAGAAAAGGGCTATTGGAGGCTAATGCCAAGACCTATTGATTTAGACACTGATTTATACATTGGTTCGTGTTTGAGCTTGATGGAATCGGGGGATTGTGTGGATGTTGTAGTTACTGGTATTTTTTATGATGAAGATCATTCACTCATTGCCGCGGTAAAGTCTCCTAGCGATGAAACTTTGTTTGAGCGGGAAGATTCTGGACAAGAGTACGAAACTCAGCTAACATGCGCATGTGATGGTCACACATTGCGTGTATTTGAAGGTAAATGCATTAAAAGGAGGGGGTTGCGCATACGCGTGCACTGTTTGCATGACAAGAGGGACAGAATATTGGATGTGGATAAACTCAAGGGTTACAAACTCAATTATGACATTCAAGCGCATTTTGATGGACCACATGATGGTTACAGTATCCAATTCCCAAGTTCACTATGGGTTGTCCCTAGAAATTTGAGCTTCTTGGCGGACCCAGTGGGTTCCAGAGGCCCCCCCAAGGCTGGTTACAATTGGCTTTTTAAACCAAAGTATGCTCTTGTAATGTTCCCCTTTAGCAGAAGCGTTGATGTTTTGCAAGACTTGTGTAGACTTATTCCGTTTTTACACCCAGAGTTAAATTACGCTGCTCTATGTGCAGGTTTATGGAGTTTGCGCTCAGGTGCCAAGCAAATTGCGGAACAACGCGAAGAGCCAACAGATAATAATAAGACGGAAACAGTATCTTATACTCGCAGTCAAAAGGCAGCAATTAGGGAACTTACCACAACTGATGTGACTTCAGAGGTTTGTTCGGATCTAGTGAGGTGCCCGTTTTCTCTTACTAGGCGTCTTTTCGGCTGTTTTCCTGTAATTAGTCTCTGGATTGCTCTAGACACATTTGACCCAGAGAGCAATAAAATGCCAACAATTCCAACAAACATTCGGGTACCAAAGCTTGCTTCATGCTCCAAGTGCGGAGGGAAGGTATTTCCTCGCTCAGGCATGACTAGGCTCGTATCCCCCGGTGCAGAAGCCATCAGCACACCCTCTCTGGAGTCGCTTTCCGCCAAAAATACTCGCTCCAAGGACCCAGACACTGCAAATGAGCAAGAGAATGAAGGTGTCGAAAAGGAGGATCATTCTCACCTATTTACATGCAATATGGAAAAGCCACCTGCATTTGATTCATCTCTAGTTCCGGGAGAGGTTCAAGTATTGaggaatttggaaaagaCTGAAGAATGGGTGAAGCGTTTGCAGCTCTTGGCTGTGGGACGTTGGAGGATAACCAGGGAGTTTAATGCATCTTACTCTGTCGATGACGAGCTTGCGCTTtcaattttaaaatctccTGGTCAGTCCGCTGTTAACCCCAAGGGCAATaatgaatttttaaatcagCTAACAGGTTTAATGCAAGGTGTTAAAAGGTCCAAAGACACTGTTATCGACCCCGAGCTCTACACTTGCGCTATTGAGACAGCCTATGAGGACTTTGGCAACAATGTCGAAGTGGCTCTGCTACGTGGATGGTCTGTATTTTTAAGGAGCCAAAACGATGGATGGAAGGAAAGTTGTAACGTTGTACCCAGGGAAAAACCAATTATACACAGTTCCAATGCCTATGACGTTTATGCAAGACAGGTTTCAACCACAGAGGCTGTTCGTCATGGTCTCTCCAAGAGAGCTGCACAGCTTGAACTTTCAAGAGCTGAGAAGCGAGGTCCAATGGCTACAAGGAAGGAGATTTTGACTTCCAGAAGGGAGTCCCACGTTGGCAGACCCCCTCTACATCGTTCCGAGTCTCTGGTTACAAAGCCATCAAGGAGACCCGGGGCTCCGCGCAAGGCCAAGAGAGCGCGAGTGTTGGAGGtttttgatgatgaagacgaagaggaggatgaagatgatatTCGGATTGATGATGATACCGATTACTGTGAGTTTACCGATAATCCtccaagaagaagatataTTAGTTTCCTCAACTGGGATGAAGATTTTGACTAG
- a CDS encoding hypothetical protein (encoded by transcript BEWA_029990A), giving the protein MTNEWLYLELDKRCSSGTCTCTKKPDGITAIKTEDVPSYGYTKHTHKLTVDLPFKLFTVKYRGGTTFQGPYKLDGVKEVSVYYDGENRPYVINLRRFGREYYYVNRKPSSGSSDNDFWDEDNSLRDPKNLQDKLEELSCRYASAVVIDIYKTISHKYRCSVSLHKSVNKFGGDENIYEFKHHDAKSGIFKVPYLRYNGKELKIPVPPQGIRSISTFYWKHRLGRPIAVKLEKHDGSLEYHFSRGRVSGYWDNKGSIPNNLKDEIIGLNCRRNRATTVDLSRTVDGDYCCTNYCKFKRINVTKQPEWFKGFTSYEHKACFKYPFTIDKIINDAAIKQKGIKYPIYDVYDLTVYYCKKCTNEPLFMSMSYKLDRFMEYVWYKRITRNGWELVQIPDNYDNLYIELTKNLKTLYSAIGTNCDLQGIPQDNDEVLSKNLAEPSEQLSESPEKTLEKAERENHKLKFPVPKGPNDENDQDEEKETLEEENRVKLITQTYTKNSLLPASFQAPEPPLPKSGRVYPTTDKLGAIKQQIEAKERAKADLQFPPPISAAQRSHSSGITINIKEDLSGEKRTGTITYPSGRSAGQVRLTREENPPSSGFFKFTHTKNGTQSGIPFTVEKVVYGEDGKDKTDIKPEIPIKAYSVWYWKEDTTDMKNPLFIESQREDGKYDYYYNKGGNQWTDLSERKDASKALEDEELEQKLDNLNCLLNNAVTMDISHENYKEGCYCCDYHGSSKGNGKIIVHSQSITITSTSSIKNGSLTMEYHKHSVIDGGSTKLVKIKYYKDKDNDQKNRKRIVASGLTFPIDTPVDVYVFYCGDNPALIYTEQKNKWHKRRYRDDYDGKWIDAGFSDIVPDTINSDCNNWNKVQKVLNDLGCNTGECYNVPGSDSSSSFSSVTLQTQIRDPQVIIQLSKKPEAKRSQETYEYLGYSNSINNITIQVTRTPYKSNFFKYTHVDGVSNGNFTLLAVIDDQKKNVGASGNRVISASAYYWTGNTEKALLVEIHDSIGNKTYYRNNRNGTWLHYPMTSGNEPTRKELELLNCDINEVVQMDITRVSGEYCHSGDKHLSNKLKVKVSDGGKLGNYTVSVHAPNSAANISSLNISGFTSTNYLPRTYRIVICA; this is encoded by the coding sequence atgactAATGAATGGCTATATCTTGAGCTGGATAAAAGATGTAGTAGTGGAACGTGCACTTGTACTAAGAAACCTGACGGTATTACTGCCATAAAAACGGAGGATGTTCCTTCATATGGATATACCAAACACACTCACAAACTTACTGTGGATCTGCCATTCAAACTATTCACAGTAAAATATAGAGGTGGCACAACATTTCAAGGGCCGTATAAACTTGACGGAGTAAAAGAAGTATCTGTATATTATGATGGTGAAAATAGGCCATATGTAATCAATCTCCGTAGGTTTGGAAGAGAATACTACTATGTCAACAGAAAACCTTCAAGTGGAAGTTCTGATAATGATTTCTGGGATGAAGATAATAGTCTTCGTGACCCTAAAAATCTTCAGGATAAACTCGAGGAACTAAGTTGCCGATATGCCAGTGCAGTTGTGAttgacatttataaaacaatTTCACACAAGTATCGTTGCAGTGTTAGTTTACATAAAAGTGTTAATAAATTTGGTGGTGACGAAAACATTTATGAGTTTAAGCACCATGATGCCAAAAGTGGTATATTCAAAGTACCATACCTCAGATACAATGGCAAGGAACTCAAGATACCAGTTCCTCCGCAGGGAATTAGAAGCATTTCTACATTTTACTGGAAGCATCGTTTAGGTAGACCTATAGCCGTGAAGCTAGAGAAACATGATGGAAGTCTTGAATATCATTTCAGTAGGGGCAGAGTTTCTGGATACTGGGATAATAAAGGATCAATACCAAATAACCTTAAGGACGAAATCATTGGATTAAATTGTAGACGCAATAGAGCTACTACTGTTGACCTGTCAAGGACCGTTGATGGTGATTATTGTTGCACGAATTACTGTAAATTCAAGAGAATCAATGTTACCAAACAACCAGAGTGGTTCAAAGGATTTACTAGTTATGAACACAAAGCATGTTTTAAATATCCCTTCACAATTgacaaaattataaatgacGCTGCAATAAAACAAAAAGgtataaaatatccaaTCTATGACGTATACGATCTCACTGTATATTATTGtaaaaaatgtacaaatgAGCCCCTGTTTATGTCAATGAGTTATAAGCTTGATCGGTTCATGGAATATGTCTGGTACAAGAGGATTACCAGGAATGGGTGGGAACTGGTACAAATACCTGATAACTACGATAATTTATATATAGAGCTAACCAAAAATCTGAAAACACTTTATAGTGCAATAGGCACTAACTGTGATCTGCAAGGTATTCCTCAAGACAATGATGAAGTCCTCTCTAAAAACTTGGCTGAACCTTCAGAACAGCTGtcagaatctccagaaaaGACGCTTGAAAAAGCAGAGAGGGAAAATcataaattaaaatttcctGTTCCAAAGGGACCGAATGATGAGAACGACCAGGATGAGGAGAAAGAAACtttggaggaagaaaatagAGTTAAACTAATCACGCAAACTTATACAAAAAATTCACTGTTACCCGCATCTTTCCAAGCTCCAGAGCCACCACTTCCAAAATCTGGAAGAGTATATCCAACTACTGATAAACTAGGAGCAATAAAACAACAGATAGAAGCAAAAGAACGTGCTAAGGCAGACCTACAATTTCCTCCACCCATATCTGCAGCTCAACGATCCCATTCATCTGGAATCACAATAAATATCAAAGAAGATCTTTCTGGTGAAAAGAGAACGGGAACTATTACATATCCTTCCGGAAGATCTGCTGGCCAAGTTAGGCTGACTAGGGAAGAGAATCCTCCTAGTTCTGGCTTCTTTAAGTTCACACATACCAAAAATGGTACTCAAAGTGGAATTCCTTTTACAGTTGAGAAAGTGGTGTATGGTGAAGATGGGAAGGATAAGACGGATATAAAACCTGAAATCCCTATAAAAGCATATTCCGTCTGGTACTGGAAGGAGGATACAACAGATATGAAAAATCCACTTTTTATTGAGAGTCAGAGAGAGGACGGAAAATACGACTATTACTACAATAAGGGAGGTAATCAATGGACAGATCTTTCTGAGCGTAAAGATGCTTCTAAAGCACtagaggatgaagaactTGAACAGAAACTTGACAACCTTAACTGTTTACTtaataatgcagttaccATGGATATATCACATGAGAACTATAAGGAAGGATGCTACTGTTGTGATTATCATGGAAGTAGTAAGGGTAATGGGAAGATTATAGTCCATTCTCAATCTATCACAATCACCTCTACATCTAGTATTAAAAATGGTAGTTTAACTATGGAATACCACAAACACTCTGTTATAGACGGAGGAAGTACTAAGTTAGTCAAGATAAAGTATTATAAAGATAAGGATAATGATCAAAAGAATAGGAAACGGATAGTTGCAAGTGGGTTGACATTTCCTATTGATACTCCAGTGGATGTATATGTTTTCTACTGCGGAGACAATCCTGCACTAATATATACGGAGCAGAAAAATAAGTGGCATAAACGAAGATATAGAGATGattatgatggaaaatggatAGATGCTGGATTTAGTGATATAGTACCAGATACAATTAATAGTGACTGTAATAATTGGAATAAAGTTCAAAAGGTACTCAACGACCTTGGATGTAACACAGGAGAATGCTATAATGTTCCCGGTTCTGATAGTTCGAGTAGTTTCTCATCTGTAACCCTTCAAACTCAAATACGAGATCCGCAAGTAATCATTCAGCTCTCAAAAAAGCCAGAGGCTAAACGTTCTCAAGAAACTTATGAATATCTGGGATATTCTAATAGTATTAATAATATTACTATTCAAGTCACGAGAACCCCCTATAAAAGCAACTTCTTCAAGTACACTCATGTGGACGGTGTTTCTAATGGAAACTTTACACTACTAGCAGTAATTGATGATCAAAAAAAGAATGTAGGAGCCAGTGGAAATCGGGTGATTTCTGCCTctgcctattactggactgGTAATACTGAGAAGGCTCTACTGGTAGAAATACACGACAGTATTGGGAATAAGACATACTATAGAAACAACAGAAATGGTACATGGTTACATTATCCTATGACATCTGGAAACGAACCTACTAGGAAGGAGTTAGAGTTGCTCAATTGTGATATTAATGAGGTGGTTCAAATGGATATTACAAGAGTTTCTGGAGAGTATTGCCATAGTGGAGACAAGCATCTTAGTAATAAATTAAAGGTTAAAGTAAGTGATGGCGGAAAGCTTGGAAACTATACTGTTAGTGTCCATGCTCCAAATAGTGCTGCCAATATCTCTAGCTTAAACATATCTGGATTTACAtcaacaaattacctaccccgtacgtaccggattgttatatgtgcgtga
- a CDS encoding signal peptide-containing protein (encoded by transcript BEWA_030020A), with the protein MKLIILATLLGLCMAWPPLPPHNPSEKKASPVEKSPTKKTPTDKEPPESYNEWLGILPHEFISLEKRRSEALRKWQTTQMGKNPFLDPYYEELLEKKKKEEQEQLQKQEELQKKTEDEGAEQKGKAAQDGPKVPQTLEEKEKEFKEKREEARTKLEKKISEEKKKPIEDRKEDYEASKDGRFDEWLAKSKAVEMGARKLYEESKAKVDAITVPESKEKFEKILEKIQKKVEEITNDIKELEKTEEKESSQAIEKALGYFLGHFQTRALIKSDVSELILDIAKEQEDGDEVIKTLEQFLVALERSPLA; encoded by the coding sequence ATGAAACTCATCATACTCGCAACTCTACTAGGCCTTTGTATGGCCTGGCCACCGCTTCCACCGCATAATCCCTCCGAGAAAAAAGCTAGTCCAGTAGAAAAAAGTCCGACCAAGAAAACTCCAACCGATAAAGAACCTCCGGAATCCTATAATGAGTGGCTGGGAATACTACCTCACGAATTCATCTCCTTGGAGAAGAGGCGATCGGAAGCTCTTCGAAAATGGCAAACGACACAAATGGGAAAGAATCCGTTTCTGGATCCGTACTATGAAGAATTGCTggagaaaaagaaaaaggaagaacagGAACAACTACAAAAACAAGAGGAGCTTCAAAAGAAAACAGAGGATGAAGGAGCCGAGCAAAAGGGGAAAGCTGCACAGGATGGACCCAAAGTACCTCAAACTCtagaagagaaggaaaaggagtTTAAAGAGAAAAGAGAAGAAGCTAGAACTAAGTTGGAGAAAAAGATAAGtgaagaaaagaagaagcCCATAGAGGATAGGAAAGAAGACTATGAGGCCAGTAAAGACGGCAGATTTGACGAGTGGCTTGCCAAGTCCAAGGCTGTTGAAATGGGTGCCAGAAAGTTGTACGAAGAATCCAAGGCAAAGGTAGATGCCATAACTGTACCAGAGTCAAAAGAAAAGTTCGAAAAGATACTCGAGAAGATTCAGAAAAAGGTCGAGGAAATCACCAATGACATTAAGGAACTTGAAAAGACTGAGGAAAAGGAGAGTTCTCAGGCCATTGAAAAGGCACTTGGATACTTTTTAGGCCACTTTCAAACCCGTGCATTGATAAAGTCTGACGTTAGTGAACTCATCCTTGACATTGCAAAGGAACAAGAGGATGGTGACGAGGTCATCAAGACCCTGGAGCAGTTTCTAGTAGCTCTTGAAAGGTCTCCACTGGCTTAG